One segment of Thermococcus profundus DNA contains the following:
- a CDS encoding glycosyltransferase family 4 protein yields MKVAIICFDFKESNLRKQPWRYVYEIAKGLKSHGHEVFIITNSNNKTDITGIRVFGVGRLFIPLKGESKEVIEVLDRENPDRVIMLLGLTSFLRTHFEIKQPVIGILTSPIYSLGELVKNIGIRDLISYYRYTVMHLINSLVPSFLVRKWSQKFEYILVLSRHNQERLIKKGVSEDKVVVVPPGIDEEFLELPEQEAINRIRSEIDPGGIPIVMYYTSPLTLRGTDTLVRALPYILKEKEVKLLILSRPDYKRVLKEEMKLRKLAENLGVKENLVIISKYFPPNKVKAYVSSSDVIVLPFKLVFSDVPLSILESMALGKAVISTNVDGIPEILRGRGLVVRPNDPKDLANSILLVLDDEELRRDLEKKAHEYMMQWRRWDDIADEVSELIG; encoded by the coding sequence ATGAAAGTGGCGATAATCTGCTTCGATTTCAAGGAATCAAACCTTCGAAAGCAGCCATGGAGATACGTGTACGAAATTGCAAAGGGACTTAAATCCCACGGACATGAGGTTTTCATCATAACCAACTCGAACAATAAGACGGATATCACCGGAATACGGGTTTTTGGCGTTGGTAGATTGTTCATTCCCCTAAAAGGGGAATCGAAAGAAGTCATAGAGGTCTTAGACCGGGAAAATCCTGACCGGGTAATCATGCTCCTAGGGCTGACAAGCTTCCTTCGGACTCACTTTGAGATCAAACAGCCTGTTATTGGTATCCTCACAAGCCCAATATACTCATTGGGGGAGCTGGTAAAAAACATTGGAATCAGAGACTTGATATCTTATTACAGATACACAGTCATGCACCTCATAAACTCACTCGTACCCAGCTTTCTAGTAAGAAAATGGTCGCAGAAATTTGAATATATACTCGTACTGAGTCGACATAACCAGGAGAGACTTATCAAAAAAGGAGTTTCAGAGGATAAAGTTGTTGTAGTACCTCCTGGGATAGATGAAGAGTTCTTAGAGCTTCCGGAGCAGGAAGCTATCAATCGTATTAGATCGGAAATTGATCCAGGCGGGATACCGATAGTAATGTACTATACCTCTCCATTGACTCTAAGGGGGACTGATACGTTAGTTAGGGCTTTACCCTATATTTTGAAGGAAAAAGAAGTTAAACTACTAATCCTCTCTAGGCCGGACTATAAAAGAGTCTTAAAAGAAGAGATGAAGCTCAGAAAACTTGCAGAAAATCTGGGCGTTAAAGAAAATCTTGTAATAATTTCAAAATATTTTCCACCAAACAAAGTTAAAGCATATGTAAGTTCCTCGGATGTTATTGTACTCCCGTTTAAGCTTGTCTTCTCGGACGTTCCTCTGAGCATCTTAGAATCAATGGCTTTGGGAAAAGCTGTTATCAGCACTAATGTTGATGGAATCCCAGAGATATTAAGAGGCAGGGGACTTGTCGTTAGGCCAAATGATCCTAAAGACTTGGCTAACTCAATTTTACTGGTGTTGGACGATGAGGAGTTGAGAAGAGATTTGGAAAAAAAAGCCCATGAATACATGATGCAGTGGAGGAGATGGGATGACATTGCAGATGAGGTTTCAGAGTTAATAGGGTGA
- a CDS encoding glycosyltransferase family 4 protein — translation MKIAMIISTPFPPEEGIGYYAYNLSKKLIGRGHEVTVITRGNIEGIEHFYFDGIEVYKLPFFPVYPFHVHVHKLFLKRFFNRLGREFDVIHVHSPLSPPIEPEVVNIPLISTIHTSLMEDIKHYQVQNVETIGQKLTTYLSGYPLTMKLIENSSIITTVSSAVAREVQEYYGRTPLILGNGVDERKFYPVENKEGGYLLYVGRLDYRKGVIDLLKAAQVLRNDLGYVKILIVGKGPLYNNIKVAITRNNLDNVKLLGHIPWERLLWLYRNAEVFVFPSHYEGLPTVVLEAMSSGLPVVASDIPAHRDVIVTGYNGLLSKKGSPESIAENILTVLEDEKLKKKLEKNARKTIERKFTWNKISRKFERIYESATS, via the coding sequence ATGAAAATTGCAATGATAATCTCAACTCCGTTTCCACCAGAGGAGGGTATTGGGTATTATGCTTATAATCTTTCCAAGAAGTTAATTGGGCGAGGGCATGAAGTTACAGTGATAACTAGAGGAAATATCGAGGGCATTGAACACTTTTATTTTGACGGAATCGAAGTATATAAACTTCCATTCTTTCCAGTGTATCCGTTTCACGTTCATGTTCATAAACTGTTCCTGAAGAGGTTCTTTAACCGGCTGGGCAGAGAATTTGATGTTATTCATGTGCACTCTCCTTTATCCCCTCCGATTGAACCTGAAGTAGTCAATATACCACTAATCTCTACCATTCACACCTCATTAATGGAGGATATAAAGCATTATCAAGTGCAGAACGTGGAAACTATCGGACAAAAATTGACAACATATTTATCCGGATACCCTCTAACGATGAAGTTGATAGAAAATTCTAGTATTATCACCACAGTATCGTCCGCGGTGGCAAGAGAGGTTCAAGAATACTATGGTAGAACTCCTCTAATTTTGGGGAATGGAGTTGATGAAAGGAAGTTCTACCCTGTAGAGAATAAAGAAGGAGGGTACCTGCTTTACGTAGGCAGACTCGACTACAGAAAAGGCGTGATTGATCTTCTAAAAGCCGCCCAGGTTTTAAGGAATGATTTGGGCTATGTTAAGATCCTCATTGTGGGGAAAGGCCCGTTGTATAATAATATTAAAGTGGCGATCACAAGAAACAACTTAGATAATGTTAAACTTCTTGGGCATATTCCGTGGGAAAGACTCTTGTGGCTATACCGCAATGCGGAAGTGTTTGTATTTCCCTCCCACTATGAAGGATTGCCCACGGTAGTTCTTGAGGCCATGTCATCAGGTCTTCCCGTTGTTGCCAGTGACATTCCTGCTCATAGGGATGTCATAGTCACAGGATACAATGGTCTTCTTTCAAAGAAAGGTTCTCCAGAAAGTATAGCTGAGAACATTTTAACAGTTCTAGAAGATGAAAAGCTTAAGAAGAAACTTGAAAAAAACGCAAGAAAGACTATCGAGAGAAAGTTCACATGGAATAAAATAAGCAGGAAATTTGAGAGAATTTACGAGTCAGCCACTAGCTAA
- the pssE gene encoding PssE/Cps14G family polysaccharide biosynthesis glycosyltransferase, which translates to MIFVTVGTHYQGFERLIRKMDEIAGRINDEVIMQIGYTTYEPKNAKWFRFVEYEKMLEFIKNSDVIVCHGGAGTLLDALRFNRPIVIVPRLKKFGEVYDDHEVELAEALESAGRAIVVYDVEKLEDTIKNFMLMASKPIKRNRRLVNFLKEYLRGIDA; encoded by the coding sequence ATGATATTCGTAACTGTGGGTACTCATTATCAAGGATTTGAGAGACTGATAAGAAAAATGGACGAGATAGCTGGTAGGATAAACGACGAAGTAATAATGCAGATAGGATACACAACCTACGAACCAAAAAATGCCAAATGGTTTAGGTTTGTTGAATATGAGAAAATGCTGGAATTTATTAAAAATAGTGATGTGATTGTTTGCCATGGTGGAGCAGGGACATTATTGGATGCTCTCCGATTTAATAGGCCAATTGTAATTGTTCCACGACTAAAAAAATTTGGAGAAGTCTATGATGACCATGAAGTGGAGCTTGCAGAAGCGCTAGAAAGCGCAGGAAGAGCAATTGTTGTCTATGATGTTGAAAAATTGGAAGACACGATAAAAAATTTTATGCTAATGGCATCTAAGCCAATTAAACGAAACAGAAGGCTCGTTAACTTCTTGAAAGAATACCTGCGAGGGATAGATGCATGA
- the pssD gene encoding PssD/Cps14F family polysaccharide biosynthesis glycosyltransferase encodes MKVALVCSHGGHLTEMLYLMDAVRNHDVFFITYDNFRTRDLPYKKYLLENIGTNPVRMLKSFFQIGVILAKEKPGVIISTGSEIAIPAFVIARFMGIKTIFIESWCRIKTKSGTGKIVYYLSDLFLVQWPQLLELYGNKAKYVGAVV; translated from the coding sequence GTGAAGGTAGCTTTAGTTTGTTCCCATGGGGGTCATCTAACGGAAATGCTTTACTTGATGGATGCAGTTAGGAATCATGATGTATTCTTCATAACTTATGATAACTTTAGAACTCGCGATCTGCCGTACAAAAAATATCTCCTGGAAAATATTGGGACAAATCCTGTAAGAATGTTGAAATCGTTTTTCCAAATTGGAGTTATATTGGCCAAAGAAAAGCCAGGGGTCATAATAAGCACTGGTTCGGAAATAGCAATTCCAGCATTTGTCATAGCCAGATTTATGGGCATTAAGACTATCTTTATTGAAAGCTGGTGCAGGATAAAGACTAAATCCGGAACTGGAAAGATAGTTTACTATTTATCGGATTTGTTCTTAGTCCAATGGCCTCAGTTGCTGGAACTCTATGGAAATAAAGCAAAGTACGTGGGTGCGGTTGTATGA
- a CDS encoding glycosyltransferase family 2 protein: MELSKKASVIIVTYNHKEYLKECLGSVLMNDPLEVIVVDNGSTDGTVELIEKEFPQIKLIKSSRNLGYGGGNNLGVRHARGEYVVILNPDTKVEKNWLEELLNPLTKSEHLITTPKILLYDGSAINTVGNIVHFTGLTFTRGYLESPEKYSKPEYLSGISGACFAMLREDYLKLGGFDENFFAYNEDGEFSWRAHAWGFRILYVPTAVVYHDYELKVPPEKIYHLEKGRYIILRKYLGWRELLLILPSLIMTEILTWGYSILNGISGVKFKIKGLKDGITMKVEKIGCNKKKLLKKLDWKVPEEQLSYSVVDMAMKKIANIIYWLNYKVIAR; encoded by the coding sequence ATGGAGCTTTCAAAGAAAGCTAGTGTAATTATAGTTACCTACAATCATAAAGAATACCTGAAAGAGTGTTTGGGCTCTGTTCTTATGAACGATCCTTTGGAGGTTATTGTCGTTGACAACGGTTCTACTGATGGGACCGTTGAATTAATTGAAAAAGAATTCCCTCAGATTAAATTAATTAAAAGTTCACGGAACCTTGGATATGGTGGGGGGAACAACCTTGGAGTTAGACATGCGAGAGGGGAGTATGTGGTTATCTTGAACCCCGATACAAAGGTCGAGAAAAATTGGCTTGAAGAGCTTTTAAATCCTCTAACAAAAAGTGAGCATCTGATAACGACTCCTAAGATACTTCTCTATGATGGTTCGGCAATAAACACGGTTGGCAATATTGTGCATTTTACTGGATTAACATTCACAAGGGGTTATTTAGAATCTCCAGAGAAATACAGCAAGCCTGAATATCTAAGCGGTATCTCTGGTGCTTGTTTTGCTATGCTAAGGGAGGATTATCTAAAACTGGGGGGTTTTGATGAGAATTTCTTTGCATATAATGAGGATGGAGAATTTTCTTGGAGAGCTCATGCTTGGGGGTTTAGAATTTTGTATGTGCCGACTGCGGTAGTTTATCATGATTATGAGCTCAAAGTCCCCCCGGAGAAGATTTATCACCTAGAAAAAGGGAGGTATATAATTTTGAGGAAGTACTTAGGGTGGAGGGAACTTTTGCTGATACTTCCTTCTTTAATTATGACGGAAATTTTGACTTGGGGCTACTCAATTTTAAATGGAATTAGTGGGGTTAAATTTAAAATAAAAGGACTAAAAGATGGCATAACCATGAAAGTCGAAAAAATAGGATGTAATAAGAAAAAACTATTGAAAAAACTTGATTGGAAGGTTCCTGAGGAGCAACTAAGTTATAGTGTGGTTGATATGGCTATGAAGAAGATTGCAAATATTATCTATTGGTTAAATTACAAGGTGATTGCAAGGTGA
- a CDS encoding glycosyltransferase family 2 protein yields the protein MRTLIIIPAYNEELTIGSVVALAKKYGDVLVVDDGSTDRTSEIAKEAGAVVIRHEVNRGKGAALRTGFKYALAGDYDVVVTIDADGQHNPDEIPRLVNPIVTGKADLVIGSRYLGGASKKVPLYRRLGLWVLNKGTKLAADTEVDSQSGFRAIRVTALGKLNLNSDDYSAETDMIVKAREAGLVIKEVPISVRYDVPNKHKRNPLSHGLSLLAAILGLIGYRRPMLFFGILSLLSFGVAAVLGYWGFRPYQQTGHVVLTQTIGAGIFVIIGIQFFVSGLMLNVLAKMVRE from the coding sequence TTGAGAACACTGATAATAATCCCAGCGTACAACGAGGAACTGACGATTGGGTCAGTCGTTGCTCTTGCCAAGAAGTATGGGGATGTTCTTGTAGTGGATGATGGGTCCACGGACAGGACGTCAGAGATAGCCAAAGAAGCAGGGGCCGTTGTCATACGGCACGAGGTTAACAGGGGTAAGGGTGCCGCCCTCAGAACGGGCTTTAAGTACGCTCTTGCCGGGGATTATGATGTTGTCGTGACGATAGACGCCGACGGCCAGCACAACCCAGATGAAATACCTCGCCTTGTTAATCCAATAGTCACTGGGAAAGCTGATCTCGTGATTGGCTCTCGATACCTTGGAGGGGCCAGCAAAAAGGTGCCTCTCTACCGGCGCCTTGGCCTATGGGTCCTCAATAAAGGAACTAAGCTTGCTGCGGATACAGAGGTGGATTCCCAGAGCGGTTTTCGAGCTATACGTGTCACAGCCCTAGGAAAGTTGAACTTAAACAGTGATGATTATTCCGCTGAGACGGATATGATAGTAAAAGCTCGCGAAGCTGGGTTGGTTATAAAGGAAGTCCCGATAAGCGTGAGGTATGATGTCCCAAACAAGCATAAGAGGAACCCCTTATCTCATGGTCTTAGCCTTCTTGCTGCGATATTGGGGTTGATCGGATACAGAAGACCGATGTTGTTCTTTGGTATTTTAAGCCTGCTGTCATTTGGGGTTGCTGCAGTTCTGGGGTACTGGGGCTTTCGACCGTATCAGCAGACTGGACACGTGGTCCTGACTCAAACTATAGGTGCTGGAATATTTGTGATTATTGGAATACAATTCTTTGTTTCAGGTCTGATGTTGAATGTGTTAGCGAAGATGGTGAGGGAGTGA
- a CDS encoding DUF58 domain-containing protein: MDREELLLLTSLLLMLEGYLADNVLPAVLAFLLSLYIVSLRRGVVLSVEGSVEVPESMEEGKWHEGKLSLANHGSNAIVTPVIKTGDFELDIPYEVFLPTASTWDASFRIKPLRKGSFHIDSVGFRVVDERGLYEEFFPLFPIKVSVYPSVETIKEAAKVDRNLRLAEFYRTGKLFGGESLEIRDLREYQYGDEFKRIDWKASARLGELIVREFLKEENADVYIFLDNTREMRKGIKRARIDYAAILVVQVAAALIRKYRVGLVIYDELSADIVNPGKGGTQLETIRRRLDLRSEPKESSFRFSFETSLSKKAKAFLGKILPMRKGRKGPKGLFEALSLLKNPSFIILVTDLSNPGDVYRAVSLALKKHRVLILSPNPVLFYSGKLDKDALRRLYQAYKDREELIRRFNVLVPTIDLGPSDYIREIVKVV, encoded by the coding sequence ATGGACAGGGAAGAGCTCCTCCTGCTTACTTCCCTCCTGCTGATGCTCGAGGGCTATTTAGCGGATAACGTCCTTCCCGCGGTCTTGGCCTTCCTCCTATCCCTCTACATAGTCTCCCTCAGGAGGGGTGTTGTCCTCTCCGTTGAGGGATCGGTTGAGGTTCCCGAAAGCATGGAAGAAGGGAAATGGCACGAGGGGAAGCTTTCCCTTGCCAACCACGGTTCCAACGCTATCGTGACCCCTGTTATTAAAACGGGGGACTTTGAGCTGGATATCCCCTATGAGGTGTTCCTTCCCACGGCATCAACGTGGGATGCCAGTTTTAGGATTAAGCCCCTCCGGAAGGGGTCCTTTCACATTGATTCAGTTGGTTTCAGGGTGGTGGATGAGAGGGGCCTTTACGAAGAGTTCTTTCCGCTTTTCCCGATCAAAGTCTCCGTCTATCCCTCGGTTGAGACTATAAAGGAGGCCGCGAAGGTTGATAGAAACCTCCGTCTGGCTGAGTTCTACCGGACTGGGAAGCTCTTCGGGGGAGAGAGCCTTGAGATACGCGATCTCAGAGAGTACCAGTACGGCGATGAGTTCAAAAGAATTGACTGGAAAGCTAGTGCCAGACTTGGCGAGCTCATAGTGCGCGAGTTCCTGAAGGAGGAGAACGCTGACGTCTACATATTCCTCGACAACACCCGTGAGATGAGGAAGGGGATAAAGAGGGCAAGGATAGACTACGCCGCGATCCTCGTGGTTCAAGTGGCGGCGGCACTCATCAGGAAGTACCGCGTCGGGCTGGTGATCTACGACGAGCTGAGCGCGGACATAGTTAATCCTGGCAAAGGGGGCACCCAGCTTGAGACCATAAGGAGGAGGCTCGACCTCCGCAGTGAGCCCAAGGAAAGCAGCTTCAGGTTCTCCTTTGAGACTTCCCTTAGTAAAAAGGCAAAAGCGTTCCTTGGAAAGATCCTCCCAATGAGGAAGGGCAGGAAAGGCCCTAAGGGCCTCTTTGAAGCGTTATCCCTCCTCAAGAATCCATCATTCATAATCCTTGTAACTGATCTCAGCAACCCCGGCGACGTCTACAGGGCCGTTTCGCTCGCCCTCAAAAAGCACCGCGTTCTCATCTTATCTCCGAATCCCGTACTCTTCTACTCTGGCAAGCTGGACAAGGATGCTCTAAGGCGTCTCTATCAGGCTTACAAGGATAGGGAAGAGCTCATAAGGCGTTTTAACGTACTTGTTCCAACCATAGACCTCGGTCCGAGCGATTACATAAGGGAGATCGTGAAGGTGGTGTGA
- a CDS encoding AAA family ATPase: protein MNGKSFIEALKREISKAVVGKEDIIELLTIALLSEGHVMLEGIPGVAKTTIAKAFSSAISLSFSRIQLTPDLLPADIIGVLYYDQKSGEWKTKKGPVFANVVLADELNRAQPKTQSALLEAMQERQVTIEGTTFKLPRPFLVIATMNPLEQEGVYTLPEAQLDRFMLKIEMGYPSKEEELSLLKRKSLGEFSEVNPIIGRDELLGLMKEAMMVSTSDEIIEYIYSIISATRRDERVLLGASPRAGEHLLYASKAAAFLDGRDYVIPDDVKKVAVPVLLHRILLRTEYEVEGLKSRAVIEDIIKNTEVPV, encoded by the coding sequence ATGAACGGTAAGTCATTCATTGAGGCGCTCAAACGGGAGATATCTAAAGCAGTGGTCGGTAAAGAGGACATAATCGAACTCCTCACCATAGCCCTTCTTTCGGAGGGTCATGTAATGCTGGAGGGCATACCTGGTGTGGCAAAGACCACGATAGCGAAGGCCTTCTCCAGCGCGATCAGCCTGAGCTTCTCCAGGATACAGCTAACTCCTGACCTCTTACCCGCGGATATAATCGGTGTGCTTTACTATGACCAGAAGAGTGGGGAGTGGAAGACGAAGAAGGGTCCCGTCTTCGCCAACGTCGTCCTCGCCGATGAGCTCAACAGAGCCCAGCCCAAGACGCAGTCCGCCCTTCTTGAGGCGATGCAGGAGAGGCAGGTCACAATTGAGGGCACCACGTTTAAGCTCCCCCGCCCCTTCCTCGTGATAGCCACGATGAACCCGCTGGAGCAGGAGGGCGTCTACACCCTCCCCGAGGCCCAGCTCGACAGGTTCATGCTGAAGATAGAGATGGGATATCCAAGCAAGGAGGAGGAACTCAGCCTTCTCAAGAGGAAGAGCCTGGGCGAGTTCTCCGAGGTTAATCCCATCATCGGGCGGGATGAGCTCTTGGGGCTGATGAAAGAGGCCATGATGGTGAGCACGAGCGACGAGATAATCGAGTACATATACTCCATAATCTCGGCAACGCGCAGGGACGAGAGGGTACTGCTGGGCGCCTCCCCCAGGGCCGGCGAGCACCTTCTCTACGCCTCCAAGGCCGCCGCCTTCCTCGATGGCAGGGACTACGTCATCCCGGACGACGTCAAAAAGGTCGCGGTCCCGGTTCTTCTACACAGGATCCTCCTCAGGACGGAGTACGAGGTGGAGGGATTAAAGTCCCGCGCCGTCATCGAGGACATAATCAAAAACACTGAGGTTCCGGTGTGA
- a CDS encoding DUF4350 domain-containing protein, with amino-acid sequence MRRYIYVILAIIGIFLAVMPITVPIFKSNASYSVLNTGPSGTSSFGYLLYKTGSVQPILVPYDSFSLGSVNGTLVVIGPSLDFSGPEVSQLKRFLEKGGTLVLADDSKVGNRLLSALKLPERFSKDEVISVTYSGNSQYPVTREITGQALTSGANEVVLHNPHAILNARNPLLYTSNASLLNGKYGAFPIIDEVPYKKGRIVLISDPDIFTNALFQKNAPFLQNLILHLPGRNFYIDEAHHGDLNVYSSGSVVLRRGVNRNLAFYYVLFIAVLIITVESGLASMALQWSFSLLEKLFPAEEESVEDAVRALVEEGFDEDKLKRMLREIETGSKLGGAYER; translated from the coding sequence GTGAGACGCTACATCTACGTCATCCTCGCCATCATTGGCATCTTCCTTGCCGTAATGCCCATTACAGTTCCCATCTTTAAGAGCAACGCATCCTACAGCGTCCTCAACACTGGTCCCTCTGGGACCTCCAGCTTCGGGTATCTCCTCTACAAGACCGGCAGCGTTCAGCCTATACTCGTTCCCTACGACTCCTTCTCCCTCGGGAGTGTCAACGGGACTCTGGTGGTTATAGGGCCCAGCCTAGATTTTTCAGGTCCGGAGGTGAGTCAGCTTAAAAGGTTCCTGGAGAAGGGGGGCACTCTGGTCCTGGCGGACGATTCTAAGGTTGGGAACAGGCTTTTGTCCGCTCTAAAGCTCCCGGAGAGGTTTTCGAAGGATGAGGTAATCAGCGTGACTTATTCCGGGAACTCTCAGTACCCTGTGACCAGAGAGATAACTGGGCAGGCCCTCACATCGGGAGCCAACGAAGTCGTTCTCCACAACCCCCATGCCATACTAAACGCCAGAAACCCACTCCTCTACACGAGCAACGCCTCCCTTTTAAATGGAAAATACGGGGCGTTTCCCATCATAGATGAGGTTCCCTATAAGAAGGGACGAATAGTCCTCATCTCTGACCCGGACATATTCACCAATGCCCTCTTCCAGAAGAACGCCCCCTTCCTTCAGAACCTTATTCTCCACCTTCCTGGCAGGAACTTCTACATAGACGAGGCCCACCACGGCGACCTGAACGTGTACTCCAGCGGCAGTGTTGTCCTAAGGCGGGGAGTGAACAGAAATTTGGCCTTCTACTACGTCCTCTTCATAGCTGTATTGATAATCACCGTTGAGTCAGGTCTGGCTTCGATGGCTCTTCAGTGGTCTTTCTCACTGCTTGAGAAGCTTTTCCCTGCAGAGGAGGAAAGCGTTGAGGATGCCGTCCGCGCTCTGGTCGAGGAAGGCTTTGACGAGGATAAGTTAAAAAGGATGCTCCGCGAAATTGAGACCGGATCAAAGCTGGGTGGTGCTTATGAACGGTAA
- a CDS encoding DUF1616 domain-containing protein codes for MEQKSEPQGLWRYWDLFTIIALSLLLDLFIAFFPDSILRKVLGLAFVLFFPGYVFITALFPERKELDNLERLALSFGLSIAVVPLIGLVLNYTPWGIRLTPILVSLTLFNIVLAVAAVYRRKTAINPWIPWMTPEDIKRELEWDSASRLDKALTVALIIAIIISLVTLGYVVTHPKPGEAFTEFYILGPGGKAADYPTKLLPGENGTVIIGIVNHEHRNVTYYVQIWLVNLTWDSATNTTIIHEMYPMPGWFNVTLPHVPVNIEGNWTPQFKTNYTFSIDKPGKWQVWFLLFKDNPPELPPAPPDGNYAETDARNLILEAVNGTIQSLKLNVEVEKV; via the coding sequence ATGGAGCAAAAGAGCGAGCCTCAAGGACTGTGGAGGTACTGGGATCTGTTCACGATCATCGCGCTCTCACTGCTTCTCGATCTGTTTATAGCGTTCTTTCCGGACAGCATTCTGAGGAAAGTTCTGGGCCTGGCATTCGTCCTGTTCTTTCCGGGGTACGTCTTCATAACTGCCCTCTTCCCTGAGAGGAAGGAGCTCGACAACCTGGAGCGCTTGGCGTTGAGCTTCGGGCTGAGCATAGCGGTAGTGCCCCTCATAGGCCTCGTCCTCAACTACACCCCTTGGGGAATAAGGCTCACCCCTATACTCGTCAGCCTGACTCTCTTCAACATCGTTCTTGCCGTTGCGGCAGTTTACCGGCGGAAGACCGCCATAAACCCGTGGATACCCTGGATGACCCCGGAAGACATAAAGCGGGAGCTGGAGTGGGATAGCGCAAGCAGACTCGACAAAGCGCTGACTGTGGCACTGATAATAGCAATAATCATCTCCCTCGTGACCCTAGGCTACGTAGTAACCCACCCCAAGCCAGGGGAGGCCTTCACGGAGTTCTACATCCTGGGGCCAGGTGGAAAGGCCGCTGATTACCCCACAAAGCTCCTCCCGGGAGAGAACGGGACGGTCATCATCGGAATAGTCAACCACGAGCACCGCAACGTAACCTACTACGTGCAGATCTGGCTCGTTAACCTGACGTGGGACAGCGCCACGAACACAACGATAATCCATGAGATGTACCCTATGCCCGGCTGGTTCAACGTAACGCTCCCCCATGTTCCTGTGAACATTGAGGGCAACTGGACTCCACAGTTCAAGACGAACTACACGTTCTCAATAGATAAACCCGGCAAATGGCAGGTCTGGTTCCTGCTCTTCAAGGATAACCCTCCAGAACTGCCTCCCGCCCCGCCCGATGGAAACTACGCAGAAACGGACGCAAGGAATCTCATACTGGAGGCCGTGAACGGGACGATCCAGAGCCTCAAGCTAAACGTGGAGGTCGAGAAGGTTTAA